GTGCCTGGAGTTTCTCAATAGCGGCTCCAAAGCACATGACTTGAGATTTAAGCccaaatcctatttaaaaaaaaaacaaaacaatacactGCTGCGTTCATCATGGCAAGTACAATCTGCATGGGTAGGAATCAAAGAAAAAAGACTCATCATTTCCACCCTGCATCTCTAGCAAAGATGTAAATTAAGAATTGCTCTTAGTCCTTACCAGTTGTGGGCCTTCTAAAGCATAGCTACATATAAAGCTTACTTCTTGGAGAGATTTCACTGTGATCCCAGAAATCAGCACGTGAAATGTGGAATGCATGTCGAGAAGTGGCTGAAAACGATTTACAATGGTAGCACAAAACAAACAATGACATAGCTGCTATGCAGAGAACTACCAAACAAGCTACATAAACCAAAATTCCCAGATTTCAAAGGATACATGACTGCATAAAACAAAGCTCGTTTCATGTGTCCACTGAAACGCAGAATAAACAAAAGGAGAATGacatctgaaataaataaaagatcgCTCGTGACAGAAGGGAGAGAGGGGGCCCAAATGTAATCCTAGACAGTACCATTGGGCACCATGTCTGCGGAAACTGCTTTCTTACAGGTTTTGTCTCTCAAATTTGACTGATGTCCAAAACACTGCAAGCTCCAAAATGACGCTTTTCGTAAAGAGTCTGGAGCGTTTATAGTGTTTCTCTCCCACCTGGAGTCACTGGATAAAGGATGAGCTTACACTGCAACTCCACCGTATGTGTATTAATTAGATCTTTCTCCTCTACCTGACCATCTATTTTCATAAAATTTGTAAGAATTCAATTATATTTGAGACGTTCATTCCCTCTTGCCCCCAACTCCAGCTAGAATTGGTTTATGGATTCACATCACTGCAGTGGAGTACTGTACCTATGTGCAGAGCCTTGGAGTGCTGAGTGAGCCCtgctttatttccaaaacatGGCTTAAAAAAATTACCTTGTGTAATGATGATGGGATATTCCAGGTATGTCTGCAGAGGGTAACCATAATAGATCTGGTACCTCAGGAACACAAGGAAGCTGAACAGAAAGACACAAAACAGCGTGACTGCACAAAGGGACAGGACAGCTCCTTCACaacttctttttcctgctttggtTGTGCCGAAAGGCTCCAGATAGGTGTAGCTGTCAAACTGATCAAACAAATATGAAGACAAAGTGCAAGCATGATGATTCTGTAGTCTATTTTTGTTACCCTCAAATAGAGTAAGAGGTAGAAAGCTGCCCACACTTCTTGTCAAGGTCTTTGTGTCACAGTGTGTAAGGCATAATTTTATTAATTACAACtgatgagaaagaaataaaggcTTCCAGACCTAGAAGATACCTTCTCTTTGCAATTGCctcagcacctctgggataactcTGATTTCTTTATTTATGTCTGTAGTCCAATCTATACATTAAGCAAGTTTTACAGGAGTAGAAAACATCTTCCGAGCTGTCTAGACTACGCTGTTACAAGATTGCCCAGTGTAGCCGTACTGGTCAGACTGAGAGCCTGTTCTGAAGTGTACCAAACAAGGGCAATTCTCTTTCCTGCCATCCCACAATATAGTATCTAAAAGGAATTGAACTTTTATcactttttctttactttcttcaaCTTTCATGCAAGTCCATGGGGTTAGACAGAAACTTCAAGGCTGCAGAGAAAATAGAAAGGTCTCTTAGGGCATAGTTTTTATGTAAGGAAAAATTGATGATTTCTGGCATAGAAAGATGGCTTAAGCAACCGCCTGCCTTGTAAGGAACTGCCTTTTACAGTATTCAGAATTTAAATGCCTGAACTTCCTAGAAGTCTTACTTCTTGTAGAGTCAAATTAGACTCCTTGCCATCAGCACCATGCTTCTGCGTCACTCCTCTGCCAGGTCACTGCAtgctggctctgcagagccatcCCAGTTTGCACCAGTAGGCCCAAAGCTCTCTGCAGCTGGACTCAAAGTCTTTAAAGGCTGCAGGATAAATAGTCCTACTAAATAAACAGTCccaataaacatttcaaaaaagaCTCATTGCAACTCTTCCAAAACAGTTTTGCCCTGAGCAGGTGCAGAACCTGCAGCGGTGTGGGTACTGTGGTTATCACACAGGTGCTGAGGAGGCATTTATGGCTTCTCCATGCTCATCTGAAACATTACTTACGAAGTCTTTTCAGTGCACACCAACACACAtcaatgattttaaaatgctacCACCGCTTTTCGGCTGGGGCTGTGCGGTAAGTTACCTCTGCTGGCACTAGAATTTAGCTCACTCTAAGGCGTATTAAGTGTAAACAGCAACAACAGGGGTTCAGTGCCGCGGAGAAACACGGGCAGTGAACAGCCACAGGGCAGACCACGGGATTCCGCACAGCTACGTGCAGAAGGGTGTCTGTACACCTAAGCCTCCGCAGCGCCAGACCGGGCTCGACAGCTGTGCTCCTAGCTGAAGACAAGGCACAGGCGCGTTCAGAAACAACTTGCCATTTTTGTGAGGTGATTTCTCTGAATAAAAAGCCCCTTTTCAGCTTGGTGCTGAGAGCTAGCAGCCATCTGGCTGGATGTTCTGGCCACGTCCATCCCTCTGTTTGGCAACCACAAGGCTCTTCAAGGTATTTTCTCTCACATGGTTGTGTCCACATTTGAATGTACATGCACgcagtttatttatttttcattccataCAAGCCTCTTTAAATAAGATTTAATAAGTCTAGCCCATGTAAGCTTATTACAGGCTGACAAATCTTTGGAGTTTGACACGGTCTGTAATTTTCTTAAAGAATTATTATGTTCTACTTATTTGGGTGACAGAAGCCTGTCTAACTGGTACAATTACCTGCACAACAGGGCACACGGACCACTTAGTAACCTAAATACATGGCTTAAACCCAAGAGTAGGTGTTGTCTCCAGCTACGTGGGTGGCCCAGGTTGGCTTTGGGAAAGTTAAAAAAGCCGATTTTCGCTTTAACCAACAGCGCGGAAACGCTTTAAAACAGAAGTTTCTGCTGCAGAGCGCCTGTGCGCCCAGCGAAGGCAGGACGCGGCACCCGCACACGACGGGCGTACGGGAGTCAGCAGGGGGGCTAGCCGCGGCTTACAAAAAGGAGCGGTTTCACAACCGAAGAGAGCAAGGACGGCTCGCCGCCCCCTTCCAGCAGCCACTCGACACGTCCTCAGAGCTGTGGCGGCAGGAACTTCGTGACGAACTGCCGCCGCAacgcttcccccccccgccccggccccgcctgCCCGCTGAGGGAAGCCCCGCTGAGGCGAGGCGGTGCCGCCGCACCCCAACGGCTCTTCCCGCCGTGCGCCCCCCCGGCGGGAGCGGGGGCGGGCTCGCTGTTGGCCCCGTGTCCCCGCCGCCGCCTTACCcggccagctccagcagcaggcTGCCCACGCTGACCCCCCGCGCCGACCTGGCCGCCAGCACCGCCGCCAGCTGCGGCAGCTTGATCACGGCGCACACCGCCCAGGTGCTCCAGTGGGCCAAGGCCAGCAGCGTCGGCGCCATGCCGCTGCGCTGCGCACCCGCGGCAGCCCGGAACGGGGAACCCGCGGCGCGGTCCGGCGCGGCGTGGCGGCGTGGCGgcgtggggtggggtggggtggggtggggcggggagcccggcccggccccgctccgctggCGCGGGGGCGGCCGTCACGGAGCGCTCATGGCGGCCGCGCTGCCCGGGGCGTGGGGCGTGGAGGCCGCCCGgcctgtggggagaggagagccgggcccggcggcgggcatCTCCCGCTCCCCATCCGCCTCCCAGGGCCTCGCCGCGCCTGAGCGCGCTGCCGGGCGGCTTGGCAAGCCCGGGGAGGCCGGCGCGGCCCCCTCGGGAGGGGGAGTGCTTCCTCTCGGCCGCCTGCGGGGGAAGGGGCCGGTCACCCCCCCCAGTCCCCGTGCGGGCGTGTTGCCGAACGCCGCGCTGacggggggagcggagcggagcgagGACCGAGGCCTACCCACAGCTAACGCTCCTCCGTGCCAGGGCCGAGAAACGTTCAGCGCCGGGTTGAGAGCGTGGGTCCTGAAATGACTCTGTGTTACCTTAAACAAAACCCGCAAAACAGTGATCATCGGATGCTGGGTTGGCACAAAAGCTTAGCCACGGGTTGTGTTCACCTAGGAGTAGTGTCGGTCAGCTCTCGGTTTGGAGCTGCAGGTAGGCTGGAGTTTGGCCTTCTCCCCCAAAGTGGAGTCTGCAGTGCTACAGCTCCTGCGTTTTTCGGGTCACGCTGTCTGGATCGCTGTGGTGCTAATTCCTGTGGTAGGGATGGCATAGTTTTGACAGCAGCATTTTTGGTTGCACAGAAAGAAAGTTCAGCAAAATTAAAAGTTCCTGAATGCTGGACGTGTCACGTTATCGAAGATGGAGCAATTTCGTTGGAACATACACCTACCCGCCATACACAGTTATACACAAAAATGGTAAAGtgccatttttaaagcttttgtcCTTATCAGCTTGTCAGAACTAAGTAAGAGCAATTATCCAAGGAATACACATTTGTACCGATCACGCACATACATAGAGAATGTTGGCTCTTTCATGTCTGCATATGGCCGGGACTATGCAGAGTGTCAAATTTGTACCATTAATTCAGATTTTTACCTACGGCATAATTGCTTTAACACGAGGTGTTATTTGCAGGCATAAAacttcttctttttcattttaatgaaagttgGATTTCTGTATGACTAATAGTTCGTAACAGGGTTTAGTTTCAGCTGTtttgcatttctcacaaattgttttctcttgttttggtAATATGATTTGACAAACAGGTTTATCACATTCATTCTACATACCTTtagtgatattttaaaacaatattactAATGCTTAATTTGTAAATCATGTTGCCCTCCGTGTAATTCAGTCATAAAAAAAGAAGCACGTATGTAGGGTACATAAAATCTCAAAACTCTGATTGAAATAAATGCCCCCCCAAATaaggaattttaatttaaaaactgtgtttctgTTAATATAATTCAAATTAATCAAGCTTTTCAAAGACAATaatctctaaaagaaaaaaaaataagttaacatAGTAACTGTTCCAAGATTTTCTTGATCAACTGAGTTCTCAGCCTTGTGGGAGTATTGTGTACTTGAAAAAAGAGTTGAGTAACCCATCACACAAGATGAagttactttatttaaaattaggTGTGAGGTATAGATGTGTCTGTCATTTCAGATAATctgaaaataacagagaaatattTAAGGTATGACAAAAAAATTTAATCTGTGAAGAGTACaagaaatgcagttttatatCAAATTTCAGACTCTTATACTTGAGAAGTTGCAGCAGAATGCAGAACCACTTTACAGTTCAGTGAATAAATTCATTACGTTTGAATCTACAGTGCCGATTGCCTGTTTCACAGCAGACAGGCAGTGGTTTAACACTGCTGCACCTCAAATAGGAATGCAAATGTTGattcctataaaaaaaaaatacagaaggaaaataatctttctgtAATAACGGAAGACAAAAAGccaaaccaggattttttttccaataatgaTGTTGGCTTATCATAGTTGagtttttaagcaaaataatgcCTTGAATTTTGTGGTTTTGTAAGGAATGCAGAAAGTGCTCTCTTGCTTGTTATTTCCACAGCCTACCATGCTAGCAGGGAATAGTTCATTTCATAGATAATTGGTGGTTTAAGCTCCAGGTTAAAATAAAGGAAGTTCCACAACTGGGGAACCTGTGGGGGTGGAGACAACCCCCAGGAGACGTGTGGAggaaggctggggggggacagcgtTGGCCAGGGACAGCAGGCCACAGGAGGCTTGCTCACTTGCCCTGAGAAGGGCATGTGATGCTGTGTGAACACACGTGGCCCGGGAAAGAAACTGGAGGAATTGGATGTATCAGCACAGTTGCAGAGCTGTGACCTCTTTGGGATCACGGGGACAGAGTAGCGTAGCTCATGATGAGTGCTGTGATGGAAGGATACAAACTCTTtgggaaaagcaggcagggaaaTGAGTGGAAGTTGTGTTCTACACAAACAGGTATCTGTTTGCCTGGAGCTTTTCTCCACTTTGGAGTGAGCAAGGAGCCAACTGAGATCTGAGGGGTCGGGAACGGTGGGGAGACCAGCATGGGCGACATTGTGGGGCCATCTGCTATAAATTGCCTGGTcaggaggaggaagcagatgaagccttaaataaataaaaaagtttgtAATTGTAGGCCCAGGCTTCTTTTGGAATGTAAAATTGCTCTGACATCTGGAGGAGCCACCTGGTGGGGTAAAAGCAGTCCAACCAATTTTTGTGGGGCATCAAGAACATTTGTTTTTTGACCCAGATGCTGGATTTGTTACTCAGAAACAAGGAGGAACTAGTAGGCAATGTACAggtcaagggcagccttggcagCAGTGACTACAGGATCTTAGAGTTAAGATCCCAAGAGAAGTAAGGAAGGCAAATAGCAGAATAAAGAATCTGTGCTTCAGGAGAATAGAATTGGGCTTGTTCAGGAAACCTGCCTGTCAGTATCCCTCAGGAAATTGCTATGGGGGGCGACCATGCTTGTAGCACAAAACCAGTCTCCCCAGTGAGCTGAAACCTGAGCAAGCATGGCAGAAGAAGAGCTTGGCCAAATGGGCAGTGCTTGCCTGAACTCAGACACCAAAAGGGAGGGTTTGGAAGATGGAAGCAGGGATGAGCTACCCAGGCAATACAAAAGGATTGCCCGGGCACATGGGGATGGAGCTCAGAGACcagagctcagctggagttgaaaTTGGCAAAGGATGTGAACAACACCAAGAAGTGTGTCCACAATTACTTTGGcaacaaaagaaagatgaaggaAAATGTGGGCACACGCTTTGGCAAGGTAGAGGACATATTTAAGAATGGCATGGAAAAAGCCAAGGTGTTCAGTGCCATTTTTTGTGTCAGTTCTTACTAGCAAGGTCTGCTCACAAGCCTCTTGGGTTCCCTGAGCCTAGTGGCACAGTCAGAGGCAGTGAAATACTAACCACGGTGGAGGACAGAGTTGGGGACCACAGAAGCAAACTGTACAAAGGCTGCtccatgggaccagatgggatgcatcTAGGGGTGCTGAAGGAGCTGGTTGACATTATTGCAAGGCCACTGACTATTTTTCATCTTTGGCAGGTTGTGGTTATCAGAGGAGATTTCCAGATGActggaaaaatgcaaatgtcaaaTCTTCTTGCAGGAAGGAGGATCCAGAGCATGACAGGCTGGTCAACCTAACCTTAGTTTCTAGGAAAATTATGGAGCAAATCCTCCATAATGGCCTCCTCTGGCTGTTTCCAGGTGTGTGAAAGACAAGATGGTGACTGGGAACAGCCAGTTtgatttaccaagggcaaattCTGTGCCTCAGTCACCCTGAGTGCTTTCTCTGAGAGAGCTGGGTTGgtggatgagggaagagcagtggatgtcatttaccttgactttagcaaggcctttAAGATGGTCTCACTTAGcatcctgtcgtggtttaaccccagccagcaactaaacaccacgcagccgctcactctctcccccccacccagtgggatgggggagaaaatcgggaaaagaagcaaaacccgtgggttgagataagaatggtttaatagaacagaaaagaagaaactaataatgataatgataacactaataaaatgacaacagcaataacgaaaggattggaatgtacaaatgatgcgcagtgcaattgctcaccacccgccgaccgacacccagccagtccccgagcggcgaatccctgccccccccacttccccgttcttatactggatgggacgtcacatggtatggaatacaccgttggccagtttgggtcaggtgccctggctgtgtcctgtgccaacttcttgtgcccctccagctttctcactggctgggcatgagaagctgaaaaatccttgacattagtctaaacactactgagcaacaactgaagacatcagtgttatcaacattcttcgcatactgaactcaaaacatagcactgtaccagctactaggaagacagttaactctatcccagctgaaaccaggacacatcccTGTAGTGAAGGTGGGGAGGCACAG
This sequence is a window from Harpia harpyja isolate bHarHar1 chromosome 15, bHarHar1 primary haplotype, whole genome shotgun sequence. Protein-coding genes within it:
- the SLC66A3 gene encoding solute carrier family 66 member 3 isoform X1, yielding MPSLPQELAPQRSRQRDPKNAGAVALQTPLWGRRPNSSLPAAPNRELTDTTPSFLVFLRYQIYYGYPLQTYLEYPIIITQDVILLLFILRFSGHMKRALFYAVILGGGWYMLTLRKWIIDLAMNLCTLISAASKLAQLRCLWQTKDSGQVSALTWSMSAYTCATRIVTTVMTTNDLAVLIRFITMLILNIWVTATILHYRKTKKTD